tctacTTTGTATGgcgttgatcaggctgttgattgtggcctgtggaatgttgtcccactcctcttcagtgtagttttttttttttttactcgaGGTGTAATATCATAGCTGAcatcccattctttctgcagacatctttgaatcttgaCTCAGTTTTTAGAAAACTTGGGTCACATAAAAAACAGAGATTTGACTGTCATCCTGCACTGTTCTTTCagtaaaatgtgtttttgtaaaatgttcagtggacagttttaaaagtagtccttgtgcaaaGAGTTTGCTTAACTTTGGAATTAATcgttttttgtttggcatacatttaaaaaataaaactctGCGTCTCAGCTCTATCTAAAGAAAACAATTGATTCTTGATTGTGATACGTTTTTTGGAAACCTAAAAACTGAACTTCATAATCGTCCAAAAATAACCAAACAAATGATTTGAGCCAATGCTTGTTTTTAATCCCACTCTTTGTTTCCATTTGCTCAGCGAGTGTTATAGTTCAGGTCAATGTGCAACACTAAACACCTCTGTGGGAATCTGTGGTAAAACAACATCGGTGTATATTATTTTGGGTTGATATAAAAGTTGAGtttctaaggtttccaaaaccgtATTGAACACAACGGTTATTAAACGTTAGACAGAGTGTCAGGACTTTTGTACACATTAGCCACAGTGAGTTCCATAGTAGGAATGAGAACCCAAGTCTTATATGGGTTGTGTTAAGAAGAGCATATAGCTAGCTGGACTCAGGCAGGTCTACAGGCTGTGTAAGATCATAGGCATCCATATGCCAATAGCGCCATTTGATATTTAAAATCATAGAGATCTAAAATTCACCTGTATGATTAAAGTGTTATATTTAATTACGTGGTACATAAATAATGTCTGCTCCTCCTCTTATTCCCTCCAGACTCCctgcagctctctgtctctgaagaggagtttccccctgagcagcagcactgtgagcaggagtggagccccagtctgggACAGAAGGACCCAGAGACCAaacagattaaagaggaacaggaggaagtcaggaccagtcaggaggaagagcagcttcaaGGTCTGGAGCCTGATATCATAGAGTTCCAATTTACTCCTTCCTGTGTGAAAAGTGAATGTGATCAGGAGGACCCACTTTGGTCCTTGACTCTTCCCCAAACCCAGActgtggagaacagagagagagactctaaaCCAGTGGATCTCAAACCTTTTGGCACTGTGACCCACCTGAAGGGTTTCGACATTCCCTGTGACCCTCCAGATAGTCAAAACAATGCCTCCAGCCGCAGCTCAGCCATAAGCAGCGATACAGTAGGACTTGACTGCAGTCCACCATTGGATCCCAGCCCACCATTGGATCCCAGCCCACCATTGGATCCCAGCCCACCATTGGATCCCAGCCCACCATTGGATCCCAGTCCACCATTGGATCCCAGTCCACCATTGGATCCCAGTCCACCATTGGATCCCAGTCCACCATTGGATCCCAGCTCACCATTGGATCCCAGCCCACCATTGGATCCCAGCCCATTATTGGATCCCAGCCCATTATTGGATCCCAGCCCACCATTGGATCCCAGCCCACCATTGGATCCCAGCCCACCATTGGATCCCAGCCCATTATTGGATCCCAGCCCACCATTGGATCCCAGCCCACCATTGGATCCCAGCCCATTATTGGATCACAGCCCATTATTGGATCACAGACCATTATTGGAGAAACACTGTTCCAAACTCAGCACCACGTCTAGAACAACTCACCACTGCCGTGACTGTGGTGCAACGTTTCCTCTGAAAGCTGAACTGCAGAGACATGTGACTCTCACCAGGAAGACACCCAGTGAATGCCACTTCTGCCAAAAACGCTACAACTCCACCTGTAAACTGAAGGCCCATGTCCGACACTGCCACGTAGAGAAACTCTGCACCTGTTCCATTTGTAGCAAGTTCTTTAAACTCAAAAAAGATCTTTCCAGGCACATGAGGACTCATGCAGGAGAGAAATGTTTTAGCTGTGGTGATTGTGGGAAAGGCTTCAGTCTCAAGAAGACCCTAACCAGACATAAActgattcacacaggagagaaacgatttagctgtggtgactgtgggaaaagcttcagtCAGAAGGGGAACCTAATTGAACATATacggactcacacaggagagaaacgatttagctgtggtgactgtgggaaaagcttcagtCAGAAGGGGAACCTAACCGAACATATacggactcacacaggagagaaaccatttagtTGTGGAGACTGTGGGAAAAGATTCAGACACAAGAAGACCCTAAACAATCATAtactgactcacacaggagagaaaccatttagtTGTGGCGACTGTGGGAAAAGTTTCAGACACAAGAAGACCCTAAACAATCATAtactgactcacacaggagagaaaccatttagtTGTGGCGACTGTGGGAAAAGTTTCAGACACAAGAAGACTCTAAACAATCATAtactgactcacacaggagatAAACCATTTAGttgtggtgactgtgggaaaagcttcagtCAGAAGGGGGTCCTAGGGAGACACATacggactcacacaggagagaaaccatttagtTGTGGCGACTGTGGGAAAAGTTTCAGTGTGAAGAGTAATCTGTTTATGCATGTTAAAAACATCCACAAAGCAAGAAAACTATTGGGGCATTCACGTGCACATCCGAAGTGGAAAACTTCCCAATAAGGAAGTTGCAATTCAAATGCTTTATGATCTAAATGTTGACGGTGTGtgtggagagaaacaaaatggtttGAGGCCATGTGACGGAGAGTGATGCGGGCCCTGGAGATGGGAGTGTgcgcaggtgggtctgggcaggggtgatgttgtggatgtctGTGCGATGTTGTCttttgaatgtttttttgtgtgtaagaaaaaaaaggaaggaaggaaggaattcGCAAGTGTGACATGCTTGTGTTCGAGTGCTTTTTGAAGTCGGAATAATTCTTCGACCATTAAGATTTTAGCAAGTTAGATAAGCTAGCCAATGTTGCTAACAAtacatttagctagcttgcttgaAGGTGCAGTCTGggatcttaaagggatacttcgggatttagGCTTTTATGATTTAGGCCTTTTAGGGTTTTATTTTACAAAttgtatgtctctgcatccagtatgaaggaagttggaggtagttttgcgagccaatgctaaatAGTGTTAGCACAATAACTGGAAGTCTAtagtatctactagcatgctagcagttgCCATAAACTTACAGTCATTGCGgtaacactagttagcaacttcctttaaACTTCATGCCTAGACATAAAAATGGCATCTATGAGTTAATCTGATTCAGGGGAAGTAGagaaagggcttcattgccaaaatcccttTAAGCATttacatgtttttaaaaaaatcagATTGTACAAATTCTTTGTAACATCCTAGAAATTGCAAACAATTTGTTTCATATCAAACaaaatggatgacgtagtacacaattgTGCACACTTTTCGGGGATCCCTTTTTGGTTCATGAGCACTACTTTTAAAACTACTTTCTGAAAAAATACAAAAGCTCTGGAGCATCACTTTAACATTTGCGAATATGGTCAAGTTAGCTACATTATGTAGCTACATTATTCACCTTGACAAGGGTTAAGACATCAGAGATTCTGCATCACAGAGGAACAGTTACCAAAGGCTAGGAAGTGGAATGGACAAAAGAACAGCACCACGAGGATCTAAAGATAACCAAGGTGTTAAGAAACCGATTTGGCGTCATCTTTTGATTGAAAAGTTGAGTAGTCAGTGGGAAGCGTCACAAACTCGGCAACCGGTAACAGTTTCCCACGTGTAATTACGGAGGGAGGGTCGTTCAAGTGAATCTTCACAGTCTGAACTCCCAACTCCAATAAAGCCAACAGCACATGAAGGCCCAATTTTGTTCTCGGAATGGATAAGAATTGGGCTGCCCATGTAAATAAACACTGCCAAAGTCTGTTGGTGTGTTCAGGTTATTATATGtatctcagttggtagagcatggtgcttgcaacgccagggttgtgggttcgaaaCCGACGGGGGAGCAGTAGGAGACATTCtgcataagagcatctgctaaatgactcaaatgtaaacagGACTTCCTGGTTGTAAGTTTTGTAAAGTCTCTCAGGTGATGAGGATGGTAAGATTGGTGTTATTGATACATTAAAACATGTTTATACTTTTAACAGAAAATGTCTCCTTCAATTTGTCCAAGAGTATTTATCAACCATTTTTACCTAATGCTGCTTATTaacctctatgggatcggtgtccagctaatgatccatcatttatgacattcctgggagtgtttAAACTTACATCTTTtattaccatatcatttttgtATGTTATGTacatgaaaatgtatcaattgaccaattcggcacattgtGGTGAGActtttgaacagtaatgcaatggttcattgaatcagttaaacgttgcacatacactgctgccatctagtgggcaaaatctaaattgcgcctagaCTCTTTTTACATTTCAAAGATGGAGAAAAAATTAAATAgaaaacgcatgtttttttctttgtcttaTCTTTTAACAGATCTAATATGTTattttctcctacattcatttcacattttctCAAACttaaaagtgtttcctttcaaacggTATCAAGAATCAGCATATCCTTTCTTCAGGTCCTGTGCTACAggcagttttttttcttcattttaggcgaaaatgggGAAAGAAAGTGTCCGATCCTTGATGTTTAATCTTCAATAGAGTAAAGATattcactgagtatacaaaacattaagaacacctgctctgtcCATGACACCTTTTTATTgacttaatttaactaggcaagtcagttaagaacaaaatcttattttcaatgacgacctaggaacagtgggtttactacaacaaagtactgagtaaagcgtctgaatacttatgtaaatttgttATTTCCACTTTTTAAAtttgtataaattagcaaacatttctaaacttgtttttgatttgtcattatggggtattgtgtgtagattgatgaggggggggggaaaaacaattgaatacattttagaatatggctgaaatgtaacaaaatttggaaaaagtcaagtggtctgaagactttccgaatgcactgtatatacgtTATCATTGGATATTACCGCTCCAGAGGACAGACAGGAACATGGTGTGGTATTAGCACCCCCTGTGGTTCTCTATGATATTACAGCTCCAGAGGACAGACCGACAGCTACCCGGGGAGAGTATTTCAACAGTGATGCTACATTTTTAATTTGGCTATATacttgtgtgctaggaatatgggaccaaatattaaacttgactactttaatacacaataagtgaatttgtccaaatacttatgacaacTTCAGATGGGGGGACTGGATACATAGTGTTTTCATGTCTAAACTGTGAAACTGAAATCTATGAAAACATCCTCAAATAACAGGCGACATTCTGCTTCATATAAaatatttgatctcaaatccaaaatgctggagtacacTGCAGAGCCAAATGAAAAGGTTTAGCTCCACTGTCCAAGGGGAGAGTATATTCAATATGTTATTGTGGTAAATACAGGGTGGTAAAAGGAAGACAAAAAGTAGAGCAGAAAAATTGTTTGTATGATTAATAACTACAATAGAttttgttgagagagagagagagagagagacagagagagagagagagagagagagagagagagagagacagagagagacagagagagagagagagagacagagagagacagagagagagagagagagacagacagagacagagagagagagacagacagacagagagagagagacagacagagacagagagagagagacagacagagacagagagagagagacagacagagacagagagagagaggcatagacagagagagagagagagagatggacagggagagagagacagagagagagtatacaGGGGAAGAAAAATGTTAGGACGGCACCAGATGGACACCAGATGGACACCAGAGGGCGTAGTGGGAGCAGATGTGACGGATCAAACACTAAAGTAAACATATCAAGTCTCATTGACATATACAGTAGATTCCAATGATGTTCATGTACTGTATAAATGCATAACGTTTATAATAGATAGACGTAGTGACCTCAGTGTGTAAAATTCAATTATATTCATACCAACTTTATCAATCCCTAAAAGTATCGAGACAAATACATGGAATAAAGATGAAGAAGTAACATGCAACATTATAAGGCAAGATACATAGCCACAAACACTTCAATCAACGAATTCATAGTTTCCTAAGGATGTGTTGGTTCAAAAGTTACATTTCTAAACATCTGTGCTGCAGCAACAGTAAATCTTTATCGCAGGGTGACGTTGTGTCAAATGTATTTGTTTGCAATCAATAATACTTACAAAATATGCTGTAAATGGTGCAGTTATTCCCTGATCTGTGGAAACCAGGACACTGTTCACCAGCTGGACACTCTTCACCAGCTGGACACTCTTCACCAGCTGGACACTCTTCACCAGCTGGACACTCTGACACTGTTCACCAGCTGTACACTCTGACACTGTTCACCAGCTGTACACTCGGACACTCTTCACCAGCTGTACACTCTGAAACTGTTCACCAGCTGTACACTCTGACACTGTTCACCAGCTGTACACTCTGACACTGTTCACCAGCTGTACACTCTGAAACTGTTCACCAGCTGTACACTCTGACACTGTTCACCAGCTGTACACTCTGACACTGTTCACCAGCTGTACACTCTGACACTGTTCACCAGCTGTACACTCTGACACTGTTCACCAGCTGTACACTCTGACACTGTTCACCAGCTGTACACTCTGACACTGTTCACCAGCTGTACACTCTGACACTGTTCACCAGCTGTACACTCTGAAACTGTTCACCAGCTGTACACTCTGACACTGTTCACCAGCTGTACACTCTGACACTGTTCACCAGCTGTACACTCTGACTCTTCACCAGCTGTACACTCTGAAACTGTTCACCAGCTGTACACTCTGACACTGTTCACCAGCTGTACACTCGGACACTGTTCACCAGCTGTACACTCGGACACTCTTCACCAGCTGTACACTCTGAAACTGTTCACCAGCTGTACACTCTGACACTCTTCACCAGCTGTACACTCTGACACTGTTCACCAGCTGTACACTCTGACACTCTTCACCAGCTGTACACTCTGACACTCTTCACCAGCTGTACACTCTGACACTCTTCACCAGCTGTACACTCTGAAACTGTTCACCAGCTGTACACTCTGACACTCTTCACCAGCTGTACACTCTGACACTGTTCACCAGCTGTACACTCTGACACTGTTCACCAGCTGTACACTCTGACACTGTTCACCAGCTGTACACTCGGACACTCTTCACCAGCTGTACACTCTGAAACTGTTCACCAGCTGTACACTCTGACACTCTTCACCAGCTGTACACTCTGACACTGTTCACCAGCAGTTGTACACAATTAATACACTCAACACTGTTTAGGCTAACAGTGACTCTCTGAGGGTGTCACAGGGGTTTACTGGGTCTGAAAAGTATTacataaatatatactgtatagtttccttgtttttgaaagaaaaacactttaaaaaaaactgaaatagagtgtagacagtgttaatgttgtaaatgactattgtagctggaaacggttgatttttaatggaatatctacataggtgtacagaagcccattatcagcaaccatcactcctgtgttccaatggcacgttgtgtcagctaatccaagtttatcattttaaaagactaattgatcattagaaaaccattttgcaattatgttagaacaGCTGAAAATTCTTGTGCTATTTaaataaagaagcaatacaactggccttctttagactagttgagtatctggagcatcagcacttgtgggttcgattacaggctcaaaatggcaagaaacaaagaactttcttctgaaacccatcagtatattcttgttctgagaaattaaggcttttccatgcgagaaattgccaaggaactgaagatctcgtacaacgctgtgtactactcccttcacagaactacGCAAACtgactaaccagaatagaaagaggagtgggaggcctcggtgcacagctgagcaagaggacaagtacattagagtgtctagtttgagaaacagacacctcacaagtcgtcaactggcagcttcattaaatagttcccTCAAAACACCCGTTtcagcgtcaacagtgaagagacgagtccgggatgctggccttctaggcagagttcctctttcCAGTGTCGGTGTTATtttacccatcttaatcttttctttttattggccagtctgagatatggctttttctttgcaactctgcctagaaggtcagcatcctggagtcgcctcttcactgttgatgttgagactggtgttttgcgggtactatttaatgaagctgccagttgaggacttgtgattgTAGACATGCTAAATCGGTGGAAAAAGCACCCAATTATACTTGAATGaatgtaaagataccttaataaaaaaGGATTcatgtaaaagtgaaagtcacccagtaaaagtctataagtatttggttttaaatatacttaagaatcGAAAGTAagtgtaattgctcaaatatacttttGCTAaaatttcacattctttatactaagcaaaccagacggcccCCGTTGTCTTACTTGGATTTATTTACGGCTAGACAGGAGAACACACCAACACTGAcacttgtgtttagtgagtgcgccagatcagagacagtcgggatgaccaggggtgttctctgtttagtgagtccgccagatcagagacagtagggacgaccaggggtgttctctgtttagtgagtccaccagatcagagacagtcgGGACGACCaggggtgttctctgtttagtgagtccaccagatcagagacagtagggacgaccaggggtgttctctgtttagtgagtccaccagatcagagacagtcgGGACGACCaggggtgttctctgtttagtgagtccgccagatcagaggcagtagggacgaccaggggtgttctctgtttagtgagtccgccagatcagagacagtcgggatgaccagggatgttctcttgataagtgcgtgaatttccctgtcctgctaagtattcaaaatgtaacgagtaccttTTTTGGTGTCAGTgaaaatgtttggagtaaaaatgACGTTGtcataaatataaatagtaaagtacaaagTATTTTGGGATGGGTAAATACAGACAAATATGTTGATAAAacaaaacatcatgccagggtaagcctacacaaaacatcatgccagggtaagcctacacaaaacatcatgccagggtaagcctacacaaaacatcatgccagggtaagcctacacaaaacatcatgccagggtaagcctacacaaaacatcatgccagggtaagcctacacaaaacatcatgccagggtcagtctacacaaaacatcatgccagggtaagtctacacaaaacatcatgccagggtaagcctacacaaaacatcatgccagggtaagcctacacaaaacatcatgccagggtaagcctacacaaaacatcatgccagggtcagcctacacaaaacatcatgccagggtaagcctacacaaaacatcatgccagggtcagcctacacaaaacatcatgccagggtaagcctacacaaaacatcatgccagggtaagcctacacaaaacatcatgccagggtaagcctacacaaaacatcatgccagggtaagcctacacaaaacatcatgccagggtaagtctacacaaaacatcatgccagggtaaacctacacaaaacatcatgccagggtaagcctacacaaaacatcatgccagggtaagcctacacaaaacatcatgccagggtaagcctacacaaaacatcatgccagggtaagtctacacaaaacatcatgccagggtaagcctacacaaaacatcatgccagggtaagtctacacaaaacatcatgccagggtcagcctacacaaaacatcatgccagggtaagcctacacaaaacatcatgccagggtaagcctacacaaaacatcatgccagggtaagcctacacaaaacatcatgccagggtaagcctacacaaaacatcatgccagggtaagtctacacaaaacatcatgccagggtaagcctacacaaaacatcatgccagggtaagtctacacaaaacatcatgccagggtaagtctacacaaaacatcatgccagggtaagtctacacaaaacatcatgccagggtaagcctacacaaaacatcatgccagggtaagtctacacaaaacatcatgccagggtaagcctacacaaaacatcatgccagggtaagcctacacaaaacatcatgccagggtaagcctacacaaaacatcatgccagggtaagcctacacaaaacatcatgccagggtaagcctacacaaaacatcatgccagggtcagcctacacaaaacatcatgccagggtaagcctacacaaaacatcatgccagggtaagcctacacaaaacatcatgccagggtaagcctacacaaaacatcatgccagggtcagcctacacaaaacatcatgccagggtaagcctacacaaaacatcatgccagggtaagcctacacaaaacatcatgccagggtaagcctacacaaaacatcatgccagggtaagcctacacaaaacatcatgccagggtaagcctacacaaaacatcatgccagggtaagcctacacaaaacatcatgccagggtaagcctacacaaaacatcatgccagggtaagtctacacaaaacatcatgccagggtaagtctacacaaaacatcatgccagggtcagcctacacaaaacatcatgccagggtaagcctacacaaaacatcatgccagggtaagcctacacaaaacatcatgccagggtaagcctacacaaaacatcatgccagggtaagcctacacaaaacatcatgccagggtaagcctacacaaaacatcatgccagggtaagcctacacaaaacatcatgccagggtaagcctacacaaaacacagcccgtatttgaagtgtttctaacaTCACCCTATGGGGAAAATGAATGGTGGTGAAACggttggaaccatttccttgtttgaccgctagATTTGATGGgttttatgactcatactgtggttcTCTGGGTGTAGACAGGCTGCTGCTGTGCTCTGCTCATCaccagatgggggaggagaggaggtaggtggCCCACGCGGGTAACTGATTAATACAAAATTACAATACAAAAACTGTGTATTAAATACATGTGACTGGTCATTTGTTTGAGTCAGAGGCCCAAGATGcaaaaattgatttttattttatttattattgtaGGTTTTTATCCAACCCCAGGAGCCCACTCTCAACGTTCAAAATATA
This DNA window, taken from Oncorhynchus tshawytscha isolate Ot180627B linkage group LG10, Otsh_v2.0, whole genome shotgun sequence, encodes the following:
- the LOC112259713 gene encoding zinc finger protein 79-like, whose product is MSKLQLFRVFLNERLTAAAVEIFGAVEKTVVEYQEENDRLRRLLGITPEVPLCRIDSLQLSVSEEEFPPEQQHCEQEWSPSLGQKDPETKQIKEEQEEVRTSQEEEQLQGLEPDIIEFQFTPSCVKSECDQEDPLWSLTLPQTQTVENRERDSKPVDLKPFGTVTHLKGFDIPCDPPDSQNNASSRSSAISSDTVGLDCSPPLDPSPPLDPSPPLDPSPPLDPSPPLDPSPPLDPSPPLDPSPPLDPSPPLDPSSPLDPSPPLDPSPLLDPSPLLDPSPPLDPSPPLDPSPPLDPSPLLDPSPPLDPSPPLDPSPLLDHSPLLDHRPLLEKHCSKLSTTSRTTHHCRDCGATFPLKAELQRHVTLTRKTPSECHFCQKRYNSTCKLKAHVRHCHVEKLCTCSICSKFFKLKKDLSRHMRTHAGEKCFSCGDCGKGFSLKKTLTRHKLIHTGEKRFSCGDCGKSFSQKGNLIEHIRTHTGEKRFSCGDCGKSFSQKGNLTEHIRTHTGEKPFSCGDCGKRFRHKKTLNNHILTHTGEKPFSCGDCGKSFRHKKTLNNHILTHTGEKPFSCGDCGKSFRHKKTLNNHILTHTGDKPFSCGDCGKSFSQKGVLGRHIRTHTGEKPFSCGDCGKSFSVKSNLFMHVKNIHKARKLLGHSRAHPKWKTSQ